DNA sequence from the Lonchura striata isolate bLonStr1 chromosome 7, bLonStr1.mat, whole genome shotgun sequence genome:
AAAACAATCCCTGCCCCTCAGAAGAAAGCTGTGACTAGCAAGAAGGCTGAATCCAGTTCTGACAGTGACTCAGGTAATTCAGTAAATAAAGTTCTAATTCTTTTGTGTTAATGTTTTTGCTGGCCAGGTTGCCCCATAGTGGTGTATCCAAGAGCCTTAGTGTTTGAGCTTAAAAGCTTCAGAGTCTCCATGACTAGCAAGATATGAAATTGAAAACCTGCAGCCTGCTATTCAACGTGGAGTGTGACCATGAGACAAGACCATTGGCAGGTGTAGGAAAGTCTCCATACTGCTGGATGGAAAGGGCAGGGAATTGTGAATCAGGTTTCTCACAGACTTTTAATGGTTAAACTGTTCTTGAGTGTCTTTGTCTTGAGATTTTTGTAGTTTGTTATTCCGTTGTGTTTGGAGaagtttctgaaataaaaatgtaatcaCCATATGACATTCAAAATAGACTTGGAAGATGCCTCCCTTCTAACGTGACCCTAGAAACGGGAGCAGTGTACTTTGTCTCTCGTGTTGACCAGGTTTGAAGTTTGATGTTTCCCATATAAGTTCCCTGTGTGCTACAATTTCCTTCTGAGTTCAAGAAACTCCTTTGGCGTATCTCAGCATCTCTGGTGGCATTGCAGGgactgggcagcagctgccagtcTGTCTGCAGACAGCTAGCCCTAGCACTAGGTTGTGTGACACACCAGTGAGTGTCAGCTCAAAATTGTCAAGTTTTTGATTGCTCTTGCTAAAGTGTTCAGAAATACTGGAATAGATCAGGTTTAGTATTCCAGATCCATGTAACACAAACAAAGGCGTATTTGTACTCAAGAGTCTCCATTTTCAAACTGCTGCTATCTCATCTGATAGAGGAATTAGCTAAAATGAGATACTGTGCTGTTGCTGCCTCACTTTGTATGCTTTGTCAACttttatctcttaatttttatATGGCTTTTTTGATCTTTACCacatagattatttttttcaatgtttCTTGTCCCCAAGTTTGATGATAGTGGTACTTTTTCTAAAGTTCCTTATTCAGTACCTCTTCTCTATATTATTctccaaatatttatttcactgtACATTCATTAGTGAATAACTTAAACTGTTTCCACTTTCTCCCAACAAGGAAGATGCATAGAAAATTTAATGCTGTGCCTTAACTGTTCAAGTGTTCATCAGATGCTTGCCAGTTCCCTAGTGCCTCAGCCTTGAGCCACAAGCCATTTTGCTTTTCACTTGCCCATAAATTACATACATGTTACCACTAAAGTAACTTGCACATGAAACCTGTTAACTTGAAGAacgtttttttgggtttttttagattCTAGCTCTGAAGATGATAAAAAGAAGGTAGGGAATAAACAACCTGCTAAACAACCTGCGATAAAGAATACTTCTAAATCAGCAAAAGTAGTTGTCAAGCCTGGACAAGCAAAGAAAGACTCCAGTTCTTCCTCAGACAGCTCAGGTATTGgggtgggagagaaggagaaTTTCTGCATGCACGTTGTTCTTGTTGAGACCTTTCTGTTTTTGGGCAGGGTCTGAGGGTGCGGTTGGACAGGAATACCCATTGCAATGTTGTTTCAAGCAGATGATGAAGCGTACTGTGTATCAACGTTGAATGTTAGCGTTGTGTTAAAGCAGTGGGACTTAGCCTTgcttgctctttttctttccattctagATTCTGATAGTTCTGAAAAGAAGGCAGCTCCTGTGAAGCCCACACctaaagcagcagctcctgtgaaGCCCACACCTAAAGCAGCAACCCCTGCAGCAAAGAAGTCACCAGCTGCCACAAAGAAAGCACAAAGTAGCTCTGATTCAGATAGCAGCTCCAGCAGTTCTGAGgatgagaagaagaagaaaggcCCTCCAGCTAAACCAGCTGGCAAAGCAGCTAAGCCACTGTCCAAACCTTCTACTCCAGCTTCCAAAGCAGACACATCTGACTCTGATAGCTCAAGCAGTGAAGAAGAAAAGCCAGCAGGAAAACCAGCCACTAAATCTACAGGGGCAGCCAAAGCAGCTGTGGGGAAGAAGGCAGCTGCTTCTAGtagtagcagcagcagctcatcaGATAGTTCCAGTGAAGAGGATGAAAAGCCCAAGAAGGCAGTGAAAGGGGTGCAGAATGGTTCTAAAGCCACTGCCTccacagagaaagcaaaagcatCTGCAGTAGCTGCAAACAACATGAAGTCTAAGCCAGCTGGTGGCAGCAGTAGTAGCAGTGAAAGCAGCTCTGAAGAAGAGACTGGAAAAGTCAATGGAGGTATTACCATCAGTGTGGGAAGTGGCTCTGTCAGGTAGTGTTACTGACTAAGCATGAATGGAAGACTTCCTGAAACAATACTCATTGTTAATCTGTGTGATATTAGATTGTGCCATTTGGTGCAGTGGTAAGAGGGAAGGGCTAGTTTCGAATTTGGTGGGATCTTTTTTGTCTGCATTGCATAGGTGCTGGCAGTGAAATTTGTGGTAATGTGAAGTACATTTCTGTGTAGTTGTTGCCAGCTGCCATCTGTGCATGGACAAGATTTAGTGACAGCAAAGCAGACTGCTGGAGGACCTTGTCTGTGTGCAGTGGGACACCACAGTTGATGCCCAGTGCATCAACTGGGTCAATCTTTAACCCTCCAGGAGGAAAACAACTAGTGATGCACTAGTGATGTGTCTAAGTGCATATGGTATGGATCCAAAACCTGGCAAATTTTGGCTAATGGAACTCTCTCAAGAATGCTGAATCATTTATATAGAGCTACCCTATTGCATAAAATTTTATCCATTAGGATAGGATGTGGAGGTCCTTGCTGACTCAGAATTTGTTAGTGTCTGGTACAGCAGTCTGTTTTCTGGGTGAAGTAATGCAGGTACAAGTTCTCACACCTGTGTCAACACTGGGTTTGCTTTCTGGGGTACAGAAGCCATTACTTTTCTCAACACTGcctttaaaattctgctgctgtACATCTAACAGGCACAGttgggaagaaacagaagaggGAAGATGTTCAGGAGCCAGAAACACCACACAGTAAAAAAGCAAAGATCAAAGCCAAAACACCACACACAGTTCCCAAGGTGAAACAGGTGAGAGAGGGTGGACTGTGGCAACTGAGTGAAGAGGCATCTCTGCCTTCTGAACAAGTAggctggtttgggatttttctgggtGGCTGGGCCTGCAggattatttatatttttgctgTCTCCTTAAGCACTCTAACCTTGTCTGGAGAACCCTAGGGAGTGCACATAAGAACATACTATTATTCTGGCAAAAGCTGATTGGATATACTTGCACAGGAGCACTCCTGATCTGAAGCAGGGAAAGAATGATGAATCTGAGAAACACTTAAAGATTGAGGTGATTTGAACAGGGTTCTGTATTTGTAGGGCAAGGAAGGATGTTGTTACTAAAGGAACACTGTGTGTTTGCATGTGATTACGGtatctcattttcttttccaacagCCATCCTCTCCATTCCGCCGCGTAAGGGAAGAAGAGATTGAGGTGGATGCCCGTGTGGCTGATAACTCGTTTGAAGCAAAGGTAGGGCTAGGTGGTGCCAGAGCGGTAACAATTGCTCTGAAAGTGCATGACTGCAGAGCAGCCCCGTGTGCTGCTGGGGAGCGGTTTTGGTGAGGTTTCTTCCACCAGGAGGCGCATGGGAGAGCGCTACCAGCTCCCGAAACGTGCTGGGGTTTGCTGGGTACGGTGAAGTGCAAAGCATTAAAGCATTGCCCTCACTCTCTTGGGTACTgacttgaatttcttttttccctctccatccCTCGCAGAAAGGAGCAGCTGGTGACTGGGGTGAGAAAGCTAACAACATCCTGAAATACACTAAAGGCAAATCTTTCCGTcatgagaaaacaaagaaaaagcgAGGCAGCTACCGTGGGGGCACTATATCAACCCAAGTCAATTCCGTCAAGTTTGAAAGTGACTGAGAATGTTGGAGTTCATAAACCATCTGCTCACCAGAACACCTTGGATGGGCATATGGACATTATGGGTGTCAAGCCTGCCTGGAATGCTACCTCCCCATGCCCCTTGTGGGGCAGGCAGCTCCAGTGTAGGGATATGGGAGAATGGTTGGATGTTTCCCCGTTTTATGTCTAATTTTTAGTCTCCTAATTTGAAACCATCCTTAAGCTGGTGTTACTGGCACCACTAGGGTGACCGCCAAGACTTATATTTTCTACAGTCTTATTTTAAAAGGCTGGGAGTGATTTTTACTTTTGGTTTCCTGCCCATCTagtagaagaaagcaaaatCATTGTCCTGTATTTTGACCACCCATTTCTTTTTCAGCCCGTTTAACTCTCATACCTTTCAAAAGGCAAGTATTGTCACTTGTCTCTGATTAGTTACTGTAAGAGCAACTGATTTGAGCACTCTGGCTGTAATCCCCAACCCCACCTGACATTTCAAGTTTGCCCTAGTAGTGTGACAGGGGttccttttctgttctgttttgtgGTTTCACC
Encoded proteins:
- the NOLC1 gene encoding nucleolar and coiled-body phosphoprotein 1 isoform X1: MMAERRAVPSDLFPLVLAFLRESGCQGAARALAREAAAKEQDPNAASLLDIFTYWLRSPAAKKGKLVPNGAQAKRKPSASSSDSSSEEDEKPPAKKRAKASAVPKAKAVPAAKMAESSSEDSSDDSDSEEEKKPAKKGAKPVVKPAGTKIQPQKKAESSSSDSSSSDEEAPKKQPPKAATPKSGSKAAQAATKVVNGKAASSSSSSSSSEDSDEEKAAPKKAVPKKSPLPKPAATQACLGKTKHAKKSSSSEDSSDSSDDEKPPAKQKPKSGPYSAVPPPQGTQTKKGLAKAPAKKAESSDSSDSSDEAEQVPSKAEAGKAAVTKTIPAPQKKAVTSKKAESSSDSDSDSSSEDDKKKVGNKQPAKQPAIKNTSKSAKVVVKPGQAKKDSSSSSDSSDSDSSEKKAAPVKPTPKAAAPVKPTPKAATPAAKKSPAATKKAQSSSDSDSSSSSSEDEKKKKGPPAKPAGKAAKPLSKPSTPASKADTSDSDSSSSEEEKPAGKPATKSTGAAKAAVGKKAAASSSSSSSSSDSSSEEDEKPKKAVKGVQNGSKATASTEKAKASAVAANNMKSKPAGGSSSSSESSSEEETGKVNGGTVGKKQKREDVQEPETPHSKKAKIKAKTPHTVPKVKQPSSPFRRVREEEIEVDARVADNSFEAKKGAAGDWGEKANNILKYTKGKSFRHEKTKKKRGSYRGGTISTQVNSVKFESD
- the NOLC1 gene encoding nucleolar and coiled-body phosphoprotein 1 isoform X2, whose protein sequence is MMAERRAVPSDLFPLVLAFLRESGCQGAARALAREAAAKEQDPNAASLLDIFTYWLRSPAAKKGKLVPNGAQAKRKPSASSSDSSSEEDEKPPAKKPKASAVPKAKAVPAAKMAESSSEDSSDDSDSEEEKKPAKKGAKPVVKPAGTKIQPQKKAESSSSDSSSSDEEAPKKQPPKAATPKSGSKAAQAATKVVNGKAASSSSSSSSSEDSDEEKAAPKKAVPKKSPLPKPAATQACLGKTKHAKKSSSSEDSSDSSDDEKPPAKQKPKSGPYSAVPPPQGTQTKKGLAKAPAKKAESSDSSDSSDEAEQVPSKAEAGKAAVTKTIPAPQKKAVTSKKAESSSDSDSDSSSEDDKKKVGNKQPAKQPAIKNTSKSAKVVVKPGQAKKDSSSSSDSSDSDSSEKKAAPVKPTPKAAAPVKPTPKAATPAAKKSPAATKKAQSSSDSDSSSSSSEDEKKKKGPPAKPAGKAAKPLSKPSTPASKADTSDSDSSSSEEEKPAGKPATKSTGAAKAAVGKKAAASSSSSSSSSDSSSEEDEKPKKAVKGVQNGSKATASTEKAKASAVAANNMKSKPAGGSSSSSESSSEEETGKVNGGTVGKKQKREDVQEPETPHSKKAKIKAKTPHTVPKVKQPSSPFRRVREEEIEVDARVADNSFEAKKGAAGDWGEKANNILKYTKGKSFRHEKTKKKRGSYRGGTISTQVNSVKFESD